A single region of the Kwoniella botswanensis chromosome 1, complete sequence genome encodes:
- a CDS encoding septum-promoting GTP-binding protein 1 yields MTDQGYISSGSGSGRVSGGEGGDRNSIVLKVGMVGDSQIGKTSLMVKYVEGSFDEDYIQTLGVNFMEKAITIRNTEITFSIWDLGGQREFVSMLPLVSNDAVAILFMFDLTRKATLNSVKEWYRQARGFNKTAIPVLIGTKYDQFASFPREEQEEITKQAKRFSKAMHAPLIFCSTSHSINVQKIFKIVLAKAFDLKCVIPEIDEVGEPILLYVDV; encoded by the exons ATGACAGATCAAGGCTACATATCATCTGGATCAGGCAGCGGCAGGGTatcaggtggtgaagggggaGATAGGAATTC GATCGTCTTGAAAGTGGGAATGGTAGGAGATTCACAGATTGGTAAAACttcattgatggtgaaatACGTCGAAGGGAGTTTTGA TGAGGATTATATACAAACGCTAGGGGTAAATTTCATGGAAAAAGCAATAACGATACGAAATACTGAAATAACATTTTCG ATATGGGATCTAGGTGGTCAGAGGGAATTCGTATCGATGTTACCACTAGTATCGAATGATGCGGTCGCGATTTTGTTCATGTTTGATTTGACGAGGAAGGCAACTTTGAACAGTGTCAAGGAGTGGTATAGGCAAGCTAGGGGTTtcaacaag ACCGCTATACCAGTACTTATAGGGACGAAATACGATCAATTTGCCTCATTCCCTCGtgaggaacaagaagaaatcacaAAGCAAGCTAAGCGGTTCTCCAAAGCTATGCATGCTCCATTG ATATTCTGTTCGACATCGCATTCCATAAACGTACAGAAGATCTTCAAAATTGTTCTAGCCAAAGCATTTGATTTGAAG TGCGTCATACCGGAAATAGACGAAGTGGGAGAACCAATCTTGTTATACGTCGATGTATGA